Below is a genomic region from Triticum urartu cultivar G1812 unplaced genomic scaffold, Tu2.1 TuUngrouped_contig_10343, whole genome shotgun sequence.
TTTTCCTGAAGAGGCGGATAAGATATTAGGTGGCTGTTTGATACCGCCAGAAAGACAAAAAAAAGATTCTAAGGAatcaaaaaaaaggaaaaattgGGTCTATGTTCAACGGAAAAAAATTCTCAAGAGCAAGGAAAAGTATTTTGTTTCCGTTCGCCCTACAGTGGCATATGAAATGGACGAAGGAAGAAATTTAGCAACACTTTTCCCGCAGGATCTCTTGCAAGAAGAAAATAATCTCCAAATTCGACTTGTCAATTTTATTTCTCATGAAAATAGCAAGTTAACTCAAAGAATTTATCACACAAATAGTCAATTTGTTAGAACTTGCTTAGTAGTGAATTgggaacaagaagaaaaagaaaaggctGGTGCTTCCCTTGTTGAGGTAAGAGCAAATGATCTTATTCGCGATTTCCTAAGAATTGAGTTAGTCAAGTCCACTATTTCGTATACACGAAAAAGGTATGGTAGGACAAGTGCAGGACCGATTCCCCATAATAGGTTAGATCGCGCCAATATCAATTCTTTTTATTCCAAGGCGAAGATTGAATCACTTAGCCAACATCCAGAAGCTATTGGCACTTTGTTGAATCGAAATAAAGAATACCACTCTTTGATGATTTTGTCGGCATCCAACTGTTCTCGAATTGGTTTATTCAAGAATTCAAAACATCCCAATGCGATAAAAGAATGGAATCCTAGAATTCCTATTCGAGAAATTTTTGGGCCCTTAGGCGCTATTGTAGCTAGTATATCGCATTTTTCTTCATCTTACTATTTACTAACGCATAATAAAATCCTGTTAAAAAAATATTTGTTCGTTGACAATTTAAAACAAACCTTCCAAGTACTTCAAGAACTTAAATACTCTTTAATAGATGAAAATAAAAGGATTTCTAATTTCGATAGTAACATAATGTTGGATCCATTCCTTTTGAATTGTCACTTTGTCCATCATGATTCTTGGGAAGAGACATTGGCAATAATTCACCTTGGACAATTTATTTGTGAAAATGTATGTCTATTTAAATCGCACATAAAAAAATCCGGTCAAATTTTCATTGTAAATATGAATTCCTTTGTTATAAGAGCAGCTAAACCTTATTTGGCCACTACAGGAGCAACTGTTAATGGTCATTATGGAGAAATCCTTTACAAGGGAGATAGGTTAGTTAcgtttatatatgaaaaatcgaGATCTAGTGACATAACGCAAGGTCTTCCAAAAGTGGAACAAATCTTTGAAGCGCGTTCAATTGATTCATTATCCCCGAATCTCGAAAGGAGAATTGAGGATTGGAATGAGCGTATACCAAGAATTCTTGGGGTCCCTTGGGGATTCTTGATTGGAGCTGAGCTAACCATAGCCCAAAGTCGTATCTCTTTGGTTAATAAAATCCAAAAGGTTTATCGATCCCAAGGGGTACAGATCCATAATagaaagcacggatcttgatgtaagatccgacggacctatatagcatctactgcgacttatggCAAGACtaatgaatatataaggacgattaatttttttgatcaaagaaggggttgccccttccgattttcattactgaaaaccaccacaattcacaagaagttcagcacaactccagcctaacacgaaggactaaaagctaccagattgaaatcacaacatcccaagaggccaacaaaggccaaacatccgtgctagaacccaacatttcacaaccgatgacacaatccacatcctaaaccaattattacatcaaaagaaaccaagAAACTAGTCTCTGCGGCGAGCGGCAaagagctctttcgtgtccttaagacgctgcttgagaacatccacggattcctccaccagcctttggcgctcgttgtggagcatgtcattctcgtccataagtttcttcaacaaggcactagtctcctcctgtaggtctgcacttcggacgatcttctccctcagcaggtcgcgctcggaccggagcctctcattgccctcccttagttgctaTATGATGCCtgtagcctgttcaaacgaggctatcatgtcgtcctgcaacctcgccgagcgggagatctgatccgtctggctatggacgatcacATGCATGCGCGTGTAACAATCGTCGCGTGCCCGCAAGAAATTTTCCCAGGCTGCCGCGGCGCGGCAGGACATCTCTACTGCATTTGTGGCGCAGCGGGACATATCTGCTGCTTCCACGGCGCGGTCGGActagtctgctg
It encodes:
- the LOC125526509 gene encoding DNA-directed RNA polymerase subunit beta''-like, which codes for MSEQVIAEIRAGTSTLHFKERVQKHIYSESDGEMHWSTDVYHAPEYQYGNLRRLPKTSHLWILSVSMCRSSIASFSLHKDQDQMNTYGKKDREILDYSTSDRIMSNGHWNFIYPSIFQDNSDLLAKKRRNRFVIPLQYHQEQEKELISCFGISIEIPLMGVLRRNTIFAYFDDPRYRKDKKGSGIVKFRYRTLEEEYRTRAEDSEEEYETLEDEYRTREDEYEYETLEESKYGILEDEYEYETLEDEYGSPENEYGNPENEYRTLEKDSEEEYGSPESKYRTQEDEYGTLEEDSEDEYGSPGESAEEKYGTLEEDSEEDSEDEYESPEEDSILKKEGLIEHRGTKEFSLKYQKEVDRFFFILQELHILPRSSSLKILDNSIIGVNTQLTKNTRSRLGGLVRVKRKKSHTELKIFSGDIHFPEEADKILGGCLIPPERQKKDSKESKKRKNWVYVQRKKILKSKEKYFVSVRPTVAYEMDEGRNLATLFPQDLLQEENNLQIRLVNFISHENSKLTQRIYHTNSQFVRTCLVVNWEQEEKEKAGASLVEVRANDLIRDFLRIELVKSTISYTRKRYGRTSAGPIPHNRLDRANINSFYSKAKIESLSQHPEAIGTLLNRNKEYHSLMILSASNCSRIGLFKNSKHPNAIKEWNPRIPIREIFGPLGAIVASISHFSSSYYLLTHNKILLKKYLFVDNLKQTFQVLQELKYSLIDENKRISNFDSNIMLDPFLLNCHFVHHDSWEETLAIIHLGQFICENVCLFKSHIKKSGQIFIVNMNSFVIRAAKPYLATTGATVNGHYGEILYKGDRLVTFIYEKSRSSDITQGLPKVEQIFEARSIDSLSPNLERRIEDWNERIPRILGVPWGFLIGAELTIAQSRISLVNKIQKVYRSQGVQIHNRKHGS